One genomic region from Manis pentadactyla isolate mManPen7 chromosome 12, mManPen7.hap1, whole genome shotgun sequence encodes:
- the LOC130679876 gene encoding uncharacterized protein LOC130679876 has product MRNQPRGDPFSVSCAPDPRQTQLAPETKGRLASWLQRVQALFQTPVRELRPLSSASAPAELEDIPAEASALRQGPKLEPQEPSGLVRRATAVMVPGLTEPEPCPDPMSPWDIPGVVSAPVPGPELEPHEPLVPGPVAPAGMAPGLAEPEADPEPTRACVAITRHVWRKEEWTILAFPHGLVAEQLTLICAFPVIQSEITMQRKLAKVYDLEPDERFRCFAQAVEPLDEEESYSLSCQLEPPGQGAGRK; this is encoded by the exons ATGCGAaatcagccccggggtgaccctttctctgtgtcctgcgctccagacccacggcagacgcagctggctccagagacaaagGGAAGGCTGGCTTCGTGGCTACAGCGAGTCCAGGCGCTCTTTCAGACCCCTGTGCGGGAGCTACGGCCATTGTCATccgcctcagcccctgcagagctggAGGACATCCCAGCAGAGGCCTCAGCTCTGAGGCAAGGACCCAAGCTGGAGCCCCAGGAGCCCTCAGGCCTGGTGCGCAGAGCAACTGCCGTGATGGTACCAGGCCTTACAGAGCCAGAGCCATGTCCAGACCCCatgagcccctgggacatcccaggagtggttTCAGCCCCGGTgccaggccccgagctggagccccatgagcccttgGTCCCGGGTCCCGTGGCACCTGCAGGAATGGCACCGGGACTGGCAGAGCCAGAGGCGGACCCGGAGCCCACCCGCGCCTGTGTCGCCATCACCCGGCACGTGTGGAGGAAGGAGGAGTGGACCATTCTGGCATTTCCCCATggcctggtggccgagcagctgaccctgatcTGTGCG TTCCCTGTCATCCAAAGTGAGATCACCATGCAGAGGAAGCTGGCCAAGGTGTATGACCTGGAGCCTGATGAGCGCTTCCGGTGCTTTGCCCAGGCcgtggagcccctggatgaggaggagAG